In Yarrowia lipolytica chromosome 1F, complete sequence, a genomic segment contains:
- a CDS encoding uncharacterized protein (Compare to YALI0F20658g, similar to uniprot|Q06706 Saccharomyces cerevisiae YLR384c IKI3 confers sensitivity to killer toxin, similar to Saccharomyces cerevisiae IKI3 (YLR384C); ancestral locus Anc_4.240), which translates to MRNLQCVHRGIIKPESVEAPDLNLVKTIYDPLSDAMVFVFDGLDTVEVQQFSKTEGTQVWANFPVSGHVLACDFLWESQTCMIFLSDGNVYSVEQGDQVINLGEMEGVESAAWSPDQQVVALGAKDKVLVLSRTFDPLSETPVSVDDLKLSRHVSVGWGSADTQFRGRGAKRDPTVPEHVDIGHVTESDESNITLCWRPDGEWLAQSSCDDVEGGKRRVVRVYSRDGQLFSVSEPVDGLLDLVAWGTSLIACVAKQEVVFFERNGLRHGGFPIGDFVPIGMQWNSTGEILALWSHETVRLYTTKNYRWYLKQEVVSRLPGNPKTLTWHPEKPRTIIINYDDHVEIHEYTDTVTSEPVNGVTCVIDGKLLLVTPLKLACVPPPMSRDEIHMEENIVAVSSSASHIAVLTREAVHIYDSLTVTHVTTHRLDLNNETVKAVVIHGEVPYVLAESASASRVITPAKSFPLHSDCIAFAKSHKAPLLQLLDGYVYLLQDTLEPLAKLPRCSTIAYTDEIYGLTSKGKLYKGDQVEASHVTSLLSSDDTLLYTTAERLYLAGESREIEKSSLLVSVHPSTYSVVLQAPRGNLETIHPRPLVLKRVSEALKNRDFKAALTICRTHRVDLNFLHDHDSELFMTHVSEFVDQVSSNHLDLFLTEVGVKNNPKGNEICDAVLTNTKNLLNQITAHSFKNPPDVAAALALVDSEESLEHLCFLHDVNHLYDTSLGLYDLEKTLLVAQQSQKDPKEYLPFLQKLQVMSEDRRKFTIDDHLEKYAKALESLIADKAEHEEIDTYITRHVLYNEALKLYTDKSDTQRVLNIYAAFLESTREYKEAGIIYESLEKWEEALEAYKAGVYWEEALCLCHAVEGFEDRVRDVADELAPQLVSAHCYKEASTLYADYLGDIMEAVRCLCLGSNFVAARALAARKAGGEKQRIFREIDSLLSDAFGTHSEFLADCQTQVKNQVSRLHEVRQLAQVSMSRELERLEDDNMVPDDISLADTASTSGTFLTKYTGKTAGTAKTGVSRRTAKNKRRMDRKKAKGKKGTVFEEEYLVASLGRLVERLEQSKVEIYNVIQALYSRDRRPLAHQLQQSLVALAASLTENVQFVFNRTMEDRKRIDDDGAVYYLDEVPVPEIKKVEVFASL; encoded by the coding sequence ATGAGAAACCTCCAATGTGTACACCGGGGTATTATCAAACCCGAATCAGTGGAGGCACCTGATCTCAACCTGGTCAAGACCATTTATGACCCTCTTTCAGACGCCATGGTCTTCGTCTTCGACGGCTTAGACACCGTTGAGGTTCAGCAGTTCTCAAAAACCGAAGGTACACAGGTATGGGCAAACTTCCCCGTCAGTGGCCACGTCCTTGCATGCGACTTTTTGTGGGAGTCGCAGACGTGTATGATCTTCCTCAGTGACGGAAACGTTTACAGTGTGGAGCAGGGAGATCAGGTCATCAACCTGGGAGAAATGGAGGGAGTGGAGAGTGCAGCATGGTCCCCCGACCAGCAAGTAGTTGCTCTGGGAGCCAAAGACAAGGTCCTTGTTCTGTCTAGAACTTTCGATCCGCTCTCAGAGACTCCTGTTTCAGTGGACGACCTCAAACTGTCCAGACATGTCAGTGTTGGATGGGGTTCTGCAGACACCCAGttccgaggacgaggagccAAGAGAGATCCCACAGTGCCTGAGCATGTCGAtattggtcacgtgactgaaTCAGATGAGTCCAACATTACTCTCTGCTGGAGACCTGATGGAGAGTGGCTTGCCCAGTCCTCCTGTGACGATGTAGAGGGAGGTAAGCGACGAGTCGTGCGAGTTTACTCTCGAGATGGTCAGCTCTTTTCTGTCTCTGAGCCTGTTgatggtcttcttgatcttgttgcTTGGGGAACTTCCCTTATCGCTTGTGTTGCCAAGCAAGAGGTTGTTTTCTTTGAGCGAAATGGTCTCCGACATGGAGGGTTCCCCATTGGCGACTTTGTCCCTATTGGCATGCAATGGAACTCTACGGGTGAGATTCTGGCCCTGTGGTCCCATGAAACGGTTCGACTCTATACTACAAAGAACTACAGATGGTACCTGAAACAAGAGGTCGTTTCTCGGCTTCCCGGAAACCCCAAGACCCTCACTTGGCACCCGGAGAAGCCCCGAaccatcatcatcaactATGACGATCACGTTGAGATCCACGAATACACAGACACTGTCACTAGCGAGCCTGTTAACGGAGTCACTTGCGTCATTGATGGAAAGCTGCTTCTTGTGACACCTCTGAAACTGGCCTGTGTTCCCCCTCCAATGTCTAGAGACGAGATCCACATGGAGGAGAACATCGTTGccgtttcttcttccgcATCACACATTGCCGTTCTCACAAGAGAGGCTGTGCATATATACGACTCTTTGACAGTGACCCACGTCACTACACACAGGCTTGACTTGAATAACGAGACTGTCAAGGCGGTTGTTATTCACGGAGAAGTGCCTTACGTTCTGGCTGAGTCAGCATCTGCCTCCAGAGTCATTACCCCTGCGAAGAGCTTTCCTCTCCATTCCGACTGCATTGCCTTTGCCAAGAGCCACAAGGCTCCTTTGCTTCAGCTTCTCGACGGATACGTCTATCTTCTACAAGACACTCTTGAACCTCTCGCCAAACTCCCTCGATGTAGCACTATCGCTTACACTGACGAGATCTACGGACTGACCAGCAAGGGTAAGCTCTATAAGGGCGATCAGGTGGAGgcaagtcacgtgacttctcTGCTTTCTTCCGACGATACCTTACTATATACGACAGCTGAGCGGCTCTATCTCGCGGGTGAGTCGAGAGAGATTGAAAAGTCGTCCCTGCTGGTGTCTGTGCATCCTTCCACTTACTCTGTTGTTCTACAGGCTCCTCGCGGCAACCTTGAGACTATCCATCCTCGTCCACTTGTGCTGAAACGAGTTTCTGAGGCTCTTAAGAATCGAGACTTTAAGGCTGCTCTGACCATCTGTCGAACCCACCGAGTTGACCTCAACTTCCTGCATGATCATGATTCTGAGCTGTTCATGACTCACGTCAGCGAGTTTGTTGACCAGGTATCTTCCAATCATCTGGATCTGTTCCTCACCGAAGTTGGAGTCAAGAACAACCCCAAGGGCAACGAGATCTGTGACGCTGTTCTCACTAACACTAAGAACCTGCTAAACCAGATCACCGCACACAGCTTCAAAAACCCCCCAGATGTGGCCGCTgccctggccctggttGACTCGGAAGAATCACTGGAACATCTGTGTTTCTTGCATGATGTCAACCACCTCTACGATACTTCTCTGGGACTCTACGATCTGGAGAAGACTCTACTTGTCGCACAGCAGAGTCAGAAGGATCCTAAGGAATACCTTCCTTTTCTTCAGAAGCTGCAGGTTATGTCCGAGGACCGTCGAAAGTTCACTATTGACGATCATCTCGAGAAGTATGCCAAGGCTCTTGAGAGTCTTATCGCAGACAAGGCCGAGCACGAAGAAATCGACACCTACATTACCCGACATGTTCTGTACAATGAGGCTCTGAAGCTATACACTGACAAGAGCGATACTCAGCGGGTGCTCAATATTTACGCAGCGTTTTTGGAGTCCACTCGAGAGTACAAGGAGGCTGGTATTATCTACGAATCTCTCGAGAAGTgggaggaggctctggaagCATACAAGGCTGGTGTCTACTGGGAAGAGGCTTTGTGCCTATGCCATGCTGTTGAAGGGTTCGAAGACCGAGTCCGAGACGTTGCAGATGAGCTGGCTCCTCAGCTTGTTTCCGCCCATTGCTACAAGGAGGCCTCTACCCTTTATGCGGACTACCTTGGTGACATTATGGAGGCTGTTAGATGCCTGTGTCTGGGCTCCAACTTTGTTGCCGCCCGTGCTCTTGCTGCTCGAAAGGCTGGTGGTGAAAAGCAGAGAATCTTTCGGGAGATTGACAGTCTCCTCAGCGATGCGTTTGGTACTCACTCAGAGTTTCTGGCTGACTGTCAGACCCAGGTAAAGAACCAGGTGTCCCGACTTCACGAGGTTCGACAGCTTGCTCAGGTCAGCATGTCTCGAGAACTCGAGCGCTTGGAAGATGACAACATGGTTCCCGACGATATATCTCTGGCTGACACTGCTTCTACCTCTGGAACCTTCCTGACCAAATACACTGGTAAGACTGCCGGTACTGCCAAGACCGGCGTGTCTCGACGAACAGCCAAGAACAAGCGACGAATGGACCgaaagaaggccaagggtAAGAAGGGTACTGtgttcgaggaggagtatCTGGTTGCCAGTCTGGGACGCCTGGTGGAGCGGTTAGAGCAGTCTAAGGTGGAGATTTACAACGTGATCCAGGCTCTGTATTCTCGTGACCGAAGACCTTTGGCCCATCAATTGCAGCAGTCGCTCGTCGCGCTCGCTGCAAGCTTGACCGAAAACGTCCAGTTTGTGTTCAACCGAACCATGGAGGATCGGAAGCGAATCGACGACGATGGCGCTGTCTACTATCTGGATGAGGTTCCTGTTCCCGAAATTAAAAAGGTGGAGGTTTTTGCTTCTCTCTAA
- a CDS encoding uncharacterized protein (Compare to YALI0F20680g, no similarity, similar to Saccharomyces cerevisiae STE5 (YDR103W); ancestral locus Anc_8.247) produces MTTIESVKPLNISKLTNHPMPDTVTAKPLPIPQMSSAHHLHRLPSNQSLTSFHNGSNGSLTSPLSPTSTRSRLRNSLNLTFMKRRPSKTDDTKIQTPQDQIFHTSYSQSPGHGYTDSVMSPPNSTSTCYTSPPYSNPPKKKTPTKNSFEPFNSAPPPAIKPFVFSGKVRFVENDSCAICEEPLHFILAGERKLVLECKHIAHEQCYMEFLSDDVVSPDDKDLVPLCPVCGEKSKPIDDSQWNDLYHERLRKARQLEREDVINQLIKSSPGKAAGGVDILLWPLAKEKTPAVACSTVRPIVSVQVNKQRGTPKPPGFSYMNLKIDVTPDEYDGGRDSFIHYHEQVSPRDGPERHDPVLDNLVASVADWGKLDPNTAGSIRCVDLMEVSTDQGTTYKSLVGFLFDDLVLFVENSYPVRHPSKTLFPGSVIKGSLVISKHIASVINGKDMSIFVHSVNSPELRVNIPGNQDEWFNTLVHLFRGNRHGDSFHKRICEATPPLSSPIKLATPVDAPIDLVVVVPIGSCNDTQIKMLQKTIRGILACMSHLDRLSLLLVGCGPDENSTYGASNNTEYIALGLASPEWPGWDHSINSLNDPSVRGGGTKKVTLEAWAHAQRLLATRESKNATCSIFMISETRLVPNQEMSNPSSPTKVFTLNQLDRIDDEIRKCKKRRIGYAKLLVETEHDTIVQIYDSQEADSHQSANGRHAIFTFPLYFGKTDLNLAIRGVPPSKFTLLSCEGQFETTECFVFQQHS; encoded by the coding sequence ATGACGACTATCGAATCCGTTAAGCCCCTGAATATCTCCAAACTCACCAATCACCCCATGCCCGACACCGTGACAGCCAAACCGTTACCAATCCCACAAATGTCGTCGGctcaccatctccatcgaCTCCCCAGCAACCAGAGCTTGACTTCTTTTCACAACGGTTCCAATGGCAGCCTAACAAGTCCATTGAGTCCTACATCAACTCGGAGCCGACTACGGAACTCTCTCAATCTCACATTCATGAAGAGACGCCCTAGTAAGACTGACGATACTAAAATCCAGACTCCCCAGGATCAAATTTTCCATACCTCATACTCACAATCTCCTGGCCATGGTTACACTGACTCTGTCATGTCTCCACCCAACTCGACATCCACCTGCTACACATCCCCACCTTACTCCAACCCtcccaaaaagaagacgCCAACCAAGAACAGCTTCGAGCCTTTCAACAGCGCACCGCCACCTGCCATCAAGCCCTTTGTATTCTCTGGCAAGGTCCGTTTCGTAGAGAACGACAGCTGCGCCATCTGTGAAGAGCCACTGCATTTCATTCTAGCTGGCGAGCGAAAGCTTGTGCTCGAGTGCAAACACATTGCTCACGAACAGTGCTACATGGAGTTCCTCAGCGATGACGTGGTCTCACCAGACGACAAGGACCTCGTACCTCTCTGTCCTGTCTGTGGTGAAAAATCTAAGCCAATTGACGATTCACAATGGAACGATCTCTACCATGAAAGACTTCGAAAGGCTCGTCAGCTTGAACGAGAAGATGTAATCAATCAACTCATCAAGTCGTCTCCAGGAAAGGCGGCAGGAGGGGTAGATATTTTGTTGTGGCCTCTGGCGAAGGAGAAGACTCCAGCAGTAGCCTGTTCGACTGTCAGACCAATCGTCAGTGTACAGGTGAACAAGCAGCGCGGCACTCCCAAGCCCCCTGGGTTCTCTTACATGAACCTCAAGATTGACGTCACTCCTGACGAGTACGATGGTGGTCGTGACTCTTTCATTCACTACCATGAACAGGTCTCTCCCAGAGATGGTCCCGAGAGACATGACCCTGTGCTGGATAATCTTGTGGCATCAGTTGCTGATTGGGGAAAACTTGACCCCAATACTGCTGGTTCCATCCGATGTGTCGATCTAATGGAGGTCTCTACGGACCAAGGCACAACCTACAAGTCGTTGGTTGGATTCCTGTTTGATGACCTTGTCCTGTTTGTGGAGAACTCTTATCCTGTGCGGCACCCCTCCAAGACTCTTTTCCCGGGATCCGTCATCAAGGGTTCTCTTGTGATTTCAAAACACATTGCGAGTGTGATCAATGGCAAGGACATGTCCATTTTCGTGCACTCCGTCAACTCTCCTGAATTGAGAGTAAACATTCCTGGAAACCAAGATGAATGGTTCAACACCctcgtccacctcttccGAGGCAATCGCCACGGCGACTCTTTCCATAAACGGATATGTGAGGCCACGCCTCCATTGTCTTCGCCAATCAAGCTGGCCACGCCGGTAGATGCCCCCATAGATCTGGTAGTTGTCGTTCCTATCGGGTCTTGTAACGATACTCAAATCAAGATGCTTCAGAAGACCATCCGAGGGATCTTGGCATGTATGTCACATCTTGACCGTTTGtctctgcttcttgtcggTTGTGGTCCCGACGAAAACTCCACCTATGGAGCAAGCAACAATACTGAGTACATCGCTCTGGGTCTTGCCTCTCCTGAATGGCCAGGCTGGGACCACAGCATCAACTCTCTCAATGACCCTTCTGTTCGCGGAGGTGGAACCAAAAAGGTCACTCTCGAGGCCTGGGCTCACGCCCAACGTCTTCTGGCGACTAGAGAGTCTAAAAACGCTACctgctccatcttcatgaTTTCAGAGACACGACTCGTTCCCAACCAAGAGATGTCCAACCCCTCATCTCCCACCAAGGTATTCACTTTGAATCAGCTTGACAGAATTGACGACGAGATCCGAAAATGCAAGAAGCGACGTATTGGATACGCCAAGCTATTGGTCGAAACTGAGCACGACACCATTGTTCAGATTTACGACTCACAAGAGGCCGATTCCCATCAGAGTGCCAATGGGAGACATGCTATATTTACATTCCCCTTGTATTTCGGCAAGACAGATCTTAACTTGGCTATTAGAGGAGTTCCACCGTCCAAGTTTACTCTCTTATCTTGTGAGGGACAGTTTGAAACCACAGAGTGCTTTGTATTCCAACAGCACTCTTGA
- a CDS encoding uncharacterized protein (Compare to YALI0F20702g, similar to Saccharomyces cerevisiae PDA1 (YER178W); ancestral locus Anc_8.246, highly similar to uniprot|P16387 Saccharomyces cerevisiae YER178w PDA1 pyruvate dehydrogenase (lipoamide) alpha chain precursor) encodes MLTAARRSTRLTSRLGHQVRAYSIADDADKKCTITLKEDSYTTYMLDSPPPLEFEMTKGELLQMYKDMVTVRRLEMAADALYKAKKIRGFCHLSTGQEAVAVGIEKAIDHDDSVITAYRCHGFAYMRGASVRAIIAELLGKRTGVSYGKGGSMHMFTEGFYGGNGIVGAQVPVGAGLAFAHKYLEQTGKATFALYGDGASNQGQIFEAYNMAKLWDLPCIFACENNKYGMGTAAARSSALTQYYKRGQYIPGLKVNGMDILSVYQGAKFAKEWTTHGKGPLVMEFETYRYGGHSMSDPGTTYRTREEIQYMRSHNDPISGLKAHILELNFATEDELKSVDKAARAMVDKEVALAESDPAPEATAKVLFEDIYVPGTEPPVIRGRIPSEDYYFKN; translated from the exons ATGCTCACTGCCGCTCGACGATCTACACGGCTCACCAGCCGACTCGGCCACCAGGTCCGAGCATACTCCATCGCTGACGATGCCGACAAG AAATGCACAATCACGCTCAAGGAGGATTCTTACACCACCTACATGCTTGATTCTCCCCCTCCTCTCGAGTTCGAGATGACCAAGGGTGAGCTTCTGCAAATGTACAAGGACATGGTGACCGTCCGACGACTCGAGATGGCTGCTGATGCCCTctacaaggccaagaagatccgAGGTTTCTGCCATCTGTCTACTGGTCAGGAGGCTGTTGCCGTCGGTATCGAGAAGGCCATCGACCACGACGATTCTGTCATCACCGCCTACCGATGCCACGGTTTCGCCTACATGCGAGGTGCCTCTGTCCGAGCAATCATCGCCGAGCTGCTCGGAAAGCGAACCGGTGTCTCCTACGGTAAGGGTGGATCCATGCACATGTTCACCGAGGGTTTCTACGGAGGAAACGGTATTGTCGGAGCCCAGGTCCCCGTCGGAGCTGGTCTCGCCTTCGCCCACAAGTACCTCGAGCAGACCGGAAAGGCCACCTTTGCCCTGTACGGTGACGGTGCTTCCAACCAGGGTCAGATCTTCGAGGCCTACAACATGGCCAAGCTCTGGGACCTCCCCTGCATCTTTGCATGCGAGAACAACAAGTACGGAATGGGTaccgctgctgctcgatCCTCTGCCCTGACGCAGTACTACAAGCGAGGTCAGTACATTCCCGGTCTCAAGGTTAACGGAATGGACATTCTGTCCGTCTACCAGGGAGCCAAGTTCGCCAAGGAGTGGACCACACACGGCAAGGGTCCCCTCGTCATGGAGTTCGAGACCTACCGATACGGTGGTCACTCCATGTCCGATCCCGGAACCACCTACCGAACCCGAGAGGAGATCCAGTACATGCGATCCCACAACGATCCTATTTCTGGTCTCAAGGCCCACATCCTGGAGCTTAACTTCGCCACTGAGGACGAGCTTAAGTCTGTGGACAAGGCTGCTCGAGCTATGGTTGACAAGGAGGTTGCCCTTGCTGAGTCCGACCCTGCTCCCGAGGCTACTGCCAAGGTTCTGTTTGAGGATATCTACGTTCCCGGCACCGAGCCTCCTGTGATCCGAGGCCGAATCCCTTCCGAGGACTACTACTTTAAGAACTAA